DNA sequence from the Sphingomonas bisphenolicum genome:
CGTGACCGGCAGCTTGCGCTTGCGGTCGATACGGACGTTGACGATGTCCTTGGCGTCGAATTCGAAGTCGAGCCACGAACCGCGATAGGGGATGACACGCGCGGCGAACAGATATTTGCCCGACGAGTGGGTCTTGCCACGGTCATGGTCGAACAGGACGCCCGGCGAACGGTGCATCTGCGACACGATGACGCGCTCTGTGCCGTTGACGATGAAGGTGCCGTTGCCCGTCATCAGGGGCATGTCGCCCATGTAGACGTCCTGCTCCTTGATATCCAGGACCGAACGGGTTTCGGTGTCCTGATCGACTTCGAATACGATCAGGCGCAGGGTAACGCGCATCGGCGCCGCATAGGTGATGCCGCGCTGACGGCATTCCTCGACGTCGTACTTGGGGTCTTCCAGCTCATAATGGACGAAGTCCATTTCGGCGGTGCCGGCGAAATCGCGGATCGGGAAGACGCTGCGCAGCGTCTTTTCCAGGCCCGACACATAGCCGATCGACGGGTCGGACCGGAGGAACTGTTCATAGCTCTCCCTCTGGACCTCGATCAGGTTGGGCATCTGCACCACTTCGTGGATGTCGCCGAACACCTTTCTGATGCGCTTCTTCGCGCCGGTGTTGCTGATCGGGGGGAGAGCTCTGGTCGCCATGCGTTGTCCTTGCCTTCATTCGTCGCGTTTTTCCGCATCCCAGCGAAAACTCAGTCCAAGCGCGATGGAATAGGGGGTGATTCGCACCCGCCAATCCACGCAAAAAAGTGCGGGCCGGGACTGTCCGATCCGCACTATCAGCACTTTGTGACCCGCCAAAATTCGCCCAATTCCGCCAGCTTCGCGCGCAATTCGAAGCCAGACCCCGAGCGATCCGGGGGACGGCCTATCCCGTTACGCACAGCGCAGAGGACGACCGGATTGCCGCCGATATAGGCGCTGGCGCCCGGTTTGTGAAGGGGGCAGGCAAGCCGCCAAAACGCCAAGCGTTCAAGGTGTCGCTGTTCTTGTCTCACCGGCGGGCGTGATCGGCGCGATCTTCACCGTTTCGAACCGCCCCTTGCGCCGGACACCGGCCAGCGCTTCGGTGGGCAGGGTGGGGACAATGGTCGGCAGGCGCTGGCGCATACATTCCCCCTTCGCCGTCCGCGGCGTCTGCGCGCAATTCCACAGCGCCCGCTGCAAGCCGCTGCCGGCGTTATGGATATAGGCGAAGCTCATCGTCGCCATCTGCGCGTCGCTGAGAGGCAGGCCCGCCGGTGCAGCGCCCTGTCGCCAGGCCATGATCCGGCATTCGGCGCGCCCCGCGCAGAAGGTCTGCGCCATCGCCGGCCAGCCATCCGCGCCGCCGCTGCCGGCGGGCAGTTCGACCAGGAAGCTCTTCGCCCCCGGCGCGATCGCGATCAGCCGAACTCCCGCCACCGTGCGCCCCAGCGAATCCGCGCCGATCGTCTGTTGCGGCCGGGCGGCGAGCGCTGCGGCAGCCTCCGCCGCCGCCACGGTCGGCGGCGGCATCAAGGGGGTATCCGTCCCACCCTGGTGCGCAGGCGAGAAGCGCGCGATCCGGCCGATCAGCGGCTCGCCCTTGTCCTCGCTCTGGCGGAAGGCGGGGGGCGTCCCCCACCAGCCGCGCCAGCGAAAGAAGAGGTGCGTGCCCACCGCCGCGATCTTGTCCAGGCTGCCGCTCCAGTATGGCACGACCCAGTCGGTATGATAATGGGTGGCGTGGCCGACCGGCTTGTAGACCTTGCCCGCCAGCGCGGCGCGGGCGATCTCGCGCGCGCGGCCCCAAGCGGCCTCGCCCGGCGTGCGGGTCAGCGCCCCGTCGCAACTGAAGGTGAACTGGCATCCGGTGCGCCGTTCCTGTCCCTGAAACACGACGCCGCAGACCGTCTTGGGGAAGGCGGGGTGGCGCACGCGGTTCAGCACCACCTGCGCCACCGCCTGTTCGCCCACGGCGTCGTCGCCCGCCTCGAAGATTTCCGCCGCCGCCAGGCAATCGGTCGCACGCGCCAGATCGGTTTCGGAGCCCGAAAAGCGGAAGGGCCGGGCGGCCGGGTTGGGATCTCGCGAAAAGGGGATGGTCGCGTTGAACGCCACCGCCTGGTCCCGCTCTAGCGCGAAGACCTCGACCGGCTCCACTGGTGGCGGCGGCGTGGTGGGGCGTTTCATCCGCCCGGCTTCGACCACGGCCATCCGGCGCGCGCCCGCGTCCGGCCGCGCCCGCGTGTCCCAGGCGGCGACCAGTGCGGGCAGGCCGACGAACAGGAGTGCCCAGACCAGCCACAGGAAAGGATGCGGCCGGGCCGGGGGAGGTAGGTCGGTCATGCCTCGCTTGCCGCCAATAGCCTATTCGGGCAGGAAGTCGGGCACCGACAGATAGCGTTCGCCGGTATCATAGTTGAAGCCCAGAACCCGGCTGCCCGCGGGCAGTTCCTTCAGCTTCTGCGCGATCGCCGCCAGCGTGCCGCCCGACGAGATGCCGACCAGCAGGCCTTCCTGCGTCGCGGCGCGGCGGGCATAGTCCTTGGCGTCGGCCGGATCGACCTGGATCACGCCGTCCAGCAACTGGGTGTGCAGGTTGGCCGGGATGAAGCCTGCGCCAATGCCCTGGATCGGGTGCGGGCCGGGCTGGCCGCCGCTGATGACCGGGGACAGGGTCGGTTCGACCGCGAAGATCTTGATCGCCGGCCACGCCTTTTTCAGCACTTCGGCCACGCCGGTGATGTGGCCGCCTGTGCCCACGCCGGTAATCAGCGCGTCGATCGGCGCGTCGGCGAAATCGGCCAGTATCTCCTGCGCCGTGGTGCGGACATGCACGTCGATATTGGCGGGATTTTCGAACTGCTGCGGCATCCAGCTACCCGGCGTCTGCGACACCAGTTCCAGCGCGCGTTCGATCGCGCCCTTCATGCCCTTTTCGCGCGGCGTCAGGTCGAAGCTGGCGCCATAGGCCAGCATCAGCCGGCGGCGCTCGATCGACATGCTTTCGGGCATGACCAGCACCAGCTTGTAACCCTTGACCGCCGCGACCATGGCCAGGCCCACGCCGGTATTGCCCGATGTCGGCTCGATGATGGTGCCGCCCGGCTGCAATTCGCCGCTGGCCTCGGCCGCTTCGATCATCGCCAGCGCGATACGGTCCTTGATCGACCCGCCGGGATTGGACCGTTCCGACTTGATCCACACTTCGGTGCCGGCGGGCGCATCGCCGAACAGCCGGTTGATGCGGACATGTGGCGTATTGCCGATGGTTTCGAGAATCGTGGCAGCTTTCATGGGTTTTTCTCCTGGCTGTTCTCTTCTCGCCCGATGTCGGGTGGATCGAAGCTTCGTGCAAGGCGCAATTCGGGAAAGAGTCGCGCCCAGAATAGGGTGATGATGATAGCACCGACGCCGCCGCCGATCACCGCCGCGACCGGGCCGACCAGCGCGGCGAGGAAGCCGGACTCCGCCTCGCCCAGTTCGTTGGAGGCAGAGATGGTAAGCTGCGACAGGCTGGACACCCGCCCGCGCATTGCATCGGGCGTGTGCAGCTGGACCAGCGACTGGCGCACGAATACCGACACCATGTCCGCGCCGCCCAGCACGACCAGCGACGCGATGCCCGCCTCGATCGCGATGCTGCGCGGCAAGAAGGCGGTGCAGCCGAAGGCGATGGTGGCCAGGCCGAACAGGATGACCGATCCCAGCATCTT
Encoded proteins:
- a CDS encoding cell wall hydrolase: MTDLPPPARPHPFLWLVWALLFVGLPALVAAWDTRARPDAGARRMAVVEAGRMKRPTTPPPPVEPVEVFALERDQAVAFNATIPFSRDPNPAARPFRFSGSETDLARATDCLAAAEIFEAGDDAVGEQAVAQVVLNRVRHPAFPKTVCGVVFQGQERRTGCQFTFSCDGALTRTPGEAAWGRAREIARAALAGKVYKPVGHATHYHTDWVVPYWSGSLDKIAAVGTHLFFRWRGWWGTPPAFRQSEDKGEPLIGRIARFSPAHQGGTDTPLMPPPTVAAAEAAAALAARPQQTIGADSLGRTVAGVRLIAIAPGAKSFLVELPAGSGGADGWPAMAQTFCAGRAECRIMAWRQGAAPAGLPLSDAQMATMSFAYIHNAGSGLQRALWNCAQTPRTAKGECMRQRLPTIVPTLPTEALAGVRRKGRFETVKIAPITPAGETRTATP
- the cysK gene encoding cysteine synthase A, whose translation is MKAATILETIGNTPHVRINRLFGDAPAGTEVWIKSERSNPGGSIKDRIALAMIEAAEASGELQPGGTIIEPTSGNTGVGLAMVAAVKGYKLVLVMPESMSIERRRLMLAYGASFDLTPREKGMKGAIERALELVSQTPGSWMPQQFENPANIDVHVRTTAQEILADFADAPIDALITGVGTGGHITGVAEVLKKAWPAIKIFAVEPTLSPVISGGQPGPHPIQGIGAGFIPANLHTQLLDGVIQVDPADAKDYARRAATQEGLLVGISSGGTLAAIAQKLKELPAGSRVLGFNYDTGERYLSVPDFLPE